In Ictalurus punctatus breed USDA103 chromosome 3, Coco_2.0, whole genome shotgun sequence, the following are encoded in one genomic region:
- the hk1 gene encoding hexokinase-1 has translation MIAAQLLAYYFTELKDDQVKKIDKYLYSMRLSDETLRDIMSRFRMELVKGLSRDTNATATVKMLPTFVRSIPDGSEKGDFIALDLGGSNFRILRVKVSHEKKQTVQMESQIYETPEDIMHGSGTRLFDHVAECLGDFMEKQKIKDKKLPVGFTFSFPCAQTKLDEAVLLTWTKRFKASGVEGMDVVKLLNKAIKKRGDYEADIMAVVNDTVGTMMTCGFDDQRCEVGIIIGTGTNACYMEELRHIDLVEGDEGRMCINTEWGAFGDDGMLEDIRTEFDREIDRGSLNPGKQLFEKMVSGMYMGELVRLILVKMAKEGMLFEGRITPELLTKGKIETKHVSAIEKSKEGLTKAKEILTRLGVEPSADDCIAVQHVCAIISFRSANLVAATLCAILTRLKDNKNVPRLRTTVAIDGSLYKMHPQYSRRLHKTVRRLIPECDVRFLLSESGSGKGAALVTAWAYRLADQTRQIAETLAEFRLSKEQLLEVKKRMHTEIQNGLSKKSQGTATVKMLPTYVRSTPDGTENGDFLALDLGGTNFRVLLVKIRSGKRRTVEMHNKIYAIPIEVMQGTGEELFDHIVTCISDFLDYMGMKNARLPLGFTFSFPCRQTSLDAGILVNWTKGFKATDCEGEDVVNLLREGIKRREEFDLDVVAVVNDTVGTMMTCAYEEPTCEVGLIAGTGSNACYMEEMRNIETVDGDEGRMCVNMEWGAFGDNGCLDDIRTQYDRNVDDLSLNPGKQRYEKMCSGMYLGEIVRNILIDLTKRGFLFRGQISETLKTRGIFETKFLSQIESDRLALLQVRTILQHLGLDSTCDDSIIVKEVCGAVSRRAAQICGAGMAAVVDKIRENRRLDRLDITVGVDGTLYKLHPHFSRIMHQTVNELAPKCNVTFLLSEDGSGKGAALITAVGCRLRQQEQKN, from the exons ATGATAGCCGCACAGCTTCTGGCCTACTACTTCACTGAGCTGAAGGATGATCAGGTCAAAAAG ATTGATAAGTACCTGTACTCCATGCGCCTCTCTGATGAGACACTGCGAGACATCATGTCCCGTTTCCGTATGGAGCTGGTGAAAGGGCTGAGCCGTGACACCAACGCAACAGCCACTGTCAAGATGCTGCCCACCTTCGTCAGGTCCATCCCTGATGGATCAG AGAAGGGGGATTTCATTGCTCTGGATCTGGGAGGCTCTAATTTCCGAATCCTGAGAGTGAAAGTTTCTCATGAAAAGAAGCAAACAGTGCAGATGGAGAGTCAGATCTATGAGACTCCAGAAGACATCATGCATGGCAGTGGAACACGG CTATTTGACCATGTTGCTGAATGTCTGGGGGACTTTATGGAGAAGCAAAAGATCAAAGATAAGAAACTTCCAGTGGGATTCACCTTCTCTTTCCCTTGTGCTCAAACTAAACTGGATGAG GCTGTTTTGCTGACCTGGACGAAACGTTTCAAAGCCAGTGGAGTGGAGGGGATGGATGTGGTGAAGCTTCTGAACAAAGCTATTAAAAAGCGAGGG GACTATGAAGCTGATATCATGGCGGTGGTCAATGACACTGTGGGAACCATGATGACCTGTGGCTTTGATGACCAGCGCTGTGAAGTTGGGATTATCATCG GTACCGGCACTAACGCATGCTACATGGAGGAGTTGAGACATATTGACCTGGTGGAGGGAGACGAGGGCAGGATGTGCATCAACACAGAGTGGGGAGCTTTCGGAGACGATGGCATGCTGGAGGACATTCGCACTGAATTTGATCGAGAAATTGACCGTGGGTCTCTCAACCCTGGCAAACAATT GTTTGAGAAGATGGTGAGTGGAATGTACATGGGGGAGCTGGTGCGGCTCATCCTAGTGAAGATGGCCAAAGAGGGGATGCTGTTTGAAGGCCGCATCACTCCAGAGCTACTGACTAAAGGAAAAATTGAAACAAAGCATGTTTCTGCTATTGAGAA GAGTAAAGAGGGATTGACCAAAGCCAAGGAAATTTTAACCCGTTTGGGAGTGGAGCCATCAGCGGATGACTGCATCGCTGTGCAGCACGTGTGTGCTATCATCTCCTTCCGCTCAGCCAATCTTGTCGCTGCTACACTGTGTGCTATCCTTACTCGCCTGAAAGACAACAAGAATGTCCCTCGTCTCCGCACTACCGTGGCCATCGATGGCTCACTCTACAAGATGCACCCACA GTATTCCCGTCGGCTCCATAAGACTGTGCGACGTCTGATACCTGAGTGTGATGTTCGCTTCCTGCTTTCGGAGAGTGGAAGTGGCAAAGGTGCCGCCTTGGTAACAGCCTGGGCCTATAGACTGGCTGATCAGACACGTCAGATTGCCGAGACACTGGCGGAGTTCCGCCTCAGCAAAGAGCAGCTTTTAGAGGTGAAGAAAAGGATGCACACAGAGATCCAGAATGGCTTGAGCAAAAAGAGCCAGGGCACAGCTACAGTGAAGATGCTGCCCACTTACGTGCGCAGCACCCCAGATGGCACAG AAAATGGAGACTTCTTGGCTTTGGACCTTGGAGGCACAAACTTTAGGGTGCTCTTAGTGAAGATTCGCAGTGGTAAGAGACGGACTGTGGAGATGCATAACAAAATCTATGCCATTCCTATCGAGGTGATGCAGGGAACAGGAGAAGAG CTTTTTGATCACATCGTCACCTGCATATCGGACTTCCTGGATTACATGGGAATGAAGAACGCAAGGCTTCCTTTGGGCTTCACTTTCTCTTTCCCCTGTAGACAAACCAGCCTTGATGCT GGCATCCTGGTAAACTGGACGAAGGGCTTTAAGGCCACAGACTGTGAAGGAGAGGATGTCGTCAATCTCCTAAGAGAAGGGATTAAAAGGAGGGAG GAATTTGACTTGGATGTCGTGGCAGTGGTTAATGATACAGTGGGAACCATGATGACTTGTGCTTATGAGGAACCAACATGTGAGGTTGGCCTTATTGCAG GAACGGGCAGTAACGCCTGTTACATGGAAGAAATGAGGAACATCGAGACAGTGGATGGAGATGAGGGCAGGATGTGTGTGAACATGGAGTGGGGTGCATTTGGGGACAACGGCTGCCTGGACGATATCAGGACCCAGTATGACCGAAACGTGGATGATCTCTCCCTCAACCCTGGCAAGCAGAG GTATGAGAAGATGTGCAGTGGGATGTACCTGGGTGAGATTGTGCGAAATATCCTCATTGACTTGACAAAGCGTGGCTTCCTCTTCAGGGGTCAGATCTCTGAGACTCTCAAGACTAGGGGCATCTTTGAAACCAAATTCCTGTCCCAGATTGAGAG TGACCGGTTGGCGCTACTGCAAGTCCGAACTATTCTGCAGCACTTGGGTCTGGACAGCACGTGCGACGACAGTATTATAGTTAAGGAAGTGTGTGGTGCAGTGTCACGTCGAGCCGCACAGATCTGCGGTGCGGGAATGGCTGCTGTGGTGGACAAAATCCGAGAGAATCGAAGACTAGATCGTCTGGACATCACTGTGGGGGTGGATGGCACGCTCTACAAACTCCATCCGCA TTTCTCCCGGATAATGCACCAGACCGTGAACGAACTCGCACCCAAGTGCAATGTGACTTTCCTGCTCTCTGAAGACGGGAGCGGAAAAGGTGCTGCTCTGATCACCGCTGTCGGATGCCGCCTACGTCAGCAAGAACAAAAGAACTGA